A stretch of DNA from Candidatus Binatia bacterium:
ACTGAGCGGCCAGGGCGGCTCCCACGAAACTTCCGGCTAGACTTCCGAACAAAGCGCCCAGTCCGAAAAGCAACGGAGCGCCCACTAGAGCTCCCAGAAGACCGCCAAGGACGGCGCCCACTGTTACTCGCCAAGAGGCTCGTTGCTGTGTGGCTGCGGCCGCGCCCAACCAAAATTCCAAGCACTCGCTGAGAAACGCGACGGCCGCCATCCCGACGAGACTGCCCCAACCCAAGACCGAGAAGCCCGTCCACCAGGCGAACACGCTGCCCACCACGCAGACAAACCACGGACCTGGAAGTCCCAGCACAACGAGAATCACACCCACGGCGCCCCCAAACACGGCGAGGAAGACACCCACCCACTGTTCCATCTTCGAACCCGCGTTTGCCCTGCAATGGAGGCTGAGTCAATTCAGGTTCCGTTTGCCTGTGATCATGCCCTATGCGAGAGAAGAACCCCGTGAAGAGCGTACGGCCAACTGAAGTCGTGTGGATGTTCGGGGTTCGAGCCTGGCCCGCATGAGTGCACCAACGACGCATCCCCACTGGGCTGTCCTCGTGGAACTCGGCACGGGTGGTCGGATCGAACGGATACACGCACAGGCAAAAACCATTCTTGGCTACTCCATTGCCGAGCTTTGCGGGCAACAGGCCTTGCAATTTGTGCACCCCGGAGACGCTCCCGGGCTCGATCCACTTGTTGGATGGACACACCCGCGAATATTCCGTGTCCGTGACCCTACCGGATGTTGGCACCCGGTAAGGGGCTACGTGGTGGCGCGGCCCGAGGCCGGCCAGCCGGGTTCGACCCTAGTAGTTCTCGAAGCCGCCAGTGCCGCTCCGCTCGTGGAGCGGCAAGTCTATCTCCTCGAAGAGGCGGTGCGAAGCATTGCCACGGCGGAGCCCCCCGATCTCGGTATCCAAGAAGTGCTCGAGCTCGTCGCGGAGGCCTTGCCGTGCGACCAGATTGCGGCCTTCTTATACGATGCCACCCGGGATGCGTATACCCTGTTTCGACATTACGGCCTCAGCGAAAACGCATTAGGGTTCCTCGTGCGGGCGGCGTTTCCAGTGGGTCAGCCCTTTGGGGGCCGGGTCACCCGCGGCGAAATCCTCGTCGTGAACGACGTTGCCGAGCAACCCTTTCTCCCTCCAGCCCTGTGCGAATATTTTGGGATTGCCGTTTACGTGGCCGTGCCAATCCGGGCTTACGAACGTCACTTCGGGGCCTTGATCGCTGCAAGAAACTCCGCAGCGTGTCCCTTCGCGCAACAAGAAGCTCAGACGCTCCGATCCCTGGGGCGGCAAATTGCCATCGCCGTCGAGATGCGCGAAGCAATGGAATCCCAGCGGAGACAAGCCGACTCGGCGCAGGTGCTGGCAAATATCGCGCGAGAAAGCTTGAGTATTTTCTCACATCCCTCACCCTTGGACCGCTTCTGCGAACTGACCTGCAACGAGATCGAGTGTGACTTTAGCCACCTGTGGCTTTGGCACGATGGCGAGCAGCGATTCGAGGTCGTCGGCGGTTTTGGCGACAGCCGGGAAGAGCGACTGGTCATGGAGGCAATGTGGCTCCACCCTCCTCTGGCCTTGGAGTGGCGCCAAACACTCGCCGAACGCGGGCACATCTTATTGCCGGAAGCATCAATCCAAGCATTGTCGTTTTTCCCGCCGTTGTCCGCCGAACCGGCCGCCCCTCGCTACGTTGCAGCGTTGCGAAGAGGAAGCGAGATCATCGGATTCCAAAGTAGTGGGTACCGCAATGCCCGAGTGTTCGAGCCGCACAGGTTGCAGCTTTTGAACGGTGTGGCGCAATTAGCCTCCTTGGTCGTTGAGCACGTTGTGGCGCTTCGCGAGCTAGACCAGGCTAGCCGTACCAAGTCCGAGTTCGTCGCCGCAATGTCGCATGAAATCCGCACACCGCTGAATGTTATCTTGGGGTACACGGATCTGCTTCTCGATGGTGCCTTCGGCCCCTTGAACGAAGAGCAAGATCATACCCTTCGGCGCGTGCGCTTACGCGGTCGCGAGCTCTTTGACTTGCTCTCCAACACACTCGACTTCAACCGAATCGAATCCGGAACGCTGCTCCCTCGGCTGCAAGAAGTGGACTTGCACGCCGTCGTGCACGCCGTTTTACACGAACTCAAAGACCAGCACGAAGCCAAGGGCCTGAGCCTGACCACTGAGATGCCCGCGCAACCGTTGCGGTGGGTCACGGACCCGGACAAGTTACGGGTCATTCTTCGCAACTTAGTCGGAAACGCCGTGAAATTCACGGAGCAAGGCGGGGTTCGAGTCCAAGTCACCGTGCGGGATCGCTATTTGACCATTCGCGTTTCCGACACGGGAATCGGTATCGCGCCCGAGCACATACACGAAATTTTCGAGCCGTATCGCCAGGTTGGCGGGGACCATTACTCTACCGCCGGGGTCGGCCTCGGTCTGTTCATTGTCCGGCGCCTGGTCGAGATGTTAGGGGGCCACATTACTGTCGAGAGTCGCCCGGGCGAGGGCTCGACGTTTACTGTCGTACTGCCCTCCGGTAGCAGTTGAGCACCAGGGGACTCCGGGCGAACCGCGTCGCACTTCGTCGCCCGCGATCTACATCTGCAGGAGTGGCGCTCGCCGCAGGAAGACGGGGCTCATGCTCCCAGCGGGAGGCCTCCTCGTTCCGGCCTGGCAAACACGGCTATCCGGCGACTCCCCTCTTCTCACTTTTCACAACCCACCACAGCGGAATTCCCACCATGTAGAAGCCTTCAGCCCTGTCATCCGCGGTTCGTCCGACCGGTCGGTCGTCGTGGTCACGGCACAGAGATTGTTAACGCAGCAACGACGCCGGGCGGTCCGGCAAGAACGTCAGAACGAGAAGGAGGGACAACCATGGCGGATTTTTTGGCGGCGTACTCGATTCAAAACTGGCTGGAGTCGTGCCCCCAGGGGTACCTCATGGGCACGGTTTACGGCCACCGGCCAGGAGAAGAGGAGCCAGCGGCGCTGATGGAAAACGAAGTGTTGCGGGAAGAAGCGATCCGCACCACGGTTCAGCTTGTGGTGGGCGAACGCTGCGCCTTGGCGGCGTCTTCGGGCCTGATTAACGCGGCTCCGGACGAGGCCAGCAAGCGCTTTCTTGCCACGCAAACTCTCGATGAGGCCCGCCACGTGGAAATCTTCACCCAACGCCTTCTCGACCTTGGGGTACCCAAGAAAGATCTGGAGAGCACGATCCAGCATTTCGCCAACCCGAACTTGGTCAAGTTCGCCGAGGTTTTGCTCGAAAAGGTAGACAAAAAGGACTTCGTGGCCGGCGTGGTCGGACAAAACATCGTGCTCGAGGGCATGGCATTTAGCGTGTTCGAGATGATGTACGCCGTATCGGAGCCCACCAACCCGAAGTTCGCCCACACGCTTTCGGGTACGATTGCCGATGAGCGCCGGCATGTGGGTTTCGGCGAGAACCGCATCGGGTCGTTGATCAAAGAACATCCCGAGCGCAAACCGGACATCGAAAAGCTGCAAAAAGAAATGTCGTACTGGATGCTCGCGACCTTTGCCGACGCGTTCCGCAATAATCCGGCCCGTTCGGAATGGAAGCGGCTCGAAGGCGAACTGACGCGCAGTGGCGCCCACGCCCAGTGGCACGGTGCTGATTTGTTTACGATGGAACCGGAGGAAATGGAGCAACTGCTCGCCGACACGGTCCTCAAGGAATTCAAGATCCGCCTCGGCCGCATTGGGGTCGAGTACCAAACTCCGGCACGGCCGTAATGGCTTAACGGGCTCGGTAGGAGGGATCCGGTGGATACCGTCCCTGGCAACGAGGGAGTCGAGCTCCACGATTTACCCCCGGAGGAGTTTTACGACCGCGTACACTCGTTCGAATTTTGGTTTCAGGCGGTGCAGGGCTATTTGTCCCACAAGGTGTACGGGGTCGACCCGAACCTCCCTGCGGCAACTCTTCCGGACCTCGACCGCGACCGTCTCGTCACCGTGCTGTGCAATTACTGCATCGGGGAGACGGCAGCTCTCGAGGGAGCCAGCGGCCTCATCGCGATTGCCCCAAACCGGCAAACGAAAATCTTCCTCGCCACACAAGTGGTGGATGAAGGCCGCCACCTCGAAGTATTCTTGCACCGCTTAGCCCTCTTGGGTGTGGCGGACGCGGAACGCGAAGTAGAACGCCGTGGAAGTCGTAGCCTCTTGCTGTTCAAACGCCGACTGCTGGAACTCGTACAAAGCAAGGATTGGGAGGCGGCAATTTTCGCCCAAAACGTCATCCTCGAATCACTGGAGTTCACTGTCTTCCAAAGCCACGCCCAAGAAGCAGATCCGATCACGCGCGACTTGCTACTCGGTATCGTGAAGGACGAACGCAGGCATATCGGCTTCGGCGAAAACGAGCTCGGCCGCCGCCTTCAGGCAGCTCCGCACATCCGGGCGCGGCTCGGCCAAGTCAAGCGCGAGCTCGATCACCTCGTGCTCGATACTCTGGAAGAGACGCTACTCGAAATCGGCGCCGACGCGACGGAACGACAAAAACTCGGGCGGGCTTACCTCGAAGCAGCAGCACGTTTGGGGTTAGGAACATGAACGATCCCTTGGAACACACGGTGGAAACGCCAGGCGTCGAAACGCGCCCCCGGCAGCGGTTCGAACTCGAGGACACCGGCTTTGACGAGGTACCTCCTCGCTTTCGCAAGTTTTACCGCCGCTGGCGCGGGCCTGGGGACACCCTCGGCCCCAACGAGGTGATTTGTCCGGTGTGCAAAGTGGTCATCCGCTCCACCCGCGAGCTGCGGCCTGGGGATCGTGTGTACTGCATGCCTTGCATGTCCCGCCTAGTCATCGTGCGGGGCGAGGACGGCCGCCTCGAAGCGCGGGTAGCGTACTGAAACCCAAGGGCGAGGGTCGGGCTGACTTTTCGCGCCTAGCCTTTTAGGCCGAGCTCGTCGAGGAACTCTAACAAAGCGGCGTTCACCTCTTCCGGCTTTTCTTGCTGTGTCCAGTGACCACACTCGCGAATCAGCACCGTGCGCCTCAGCTTCGGTACCCATCTCTCCATTCCAGCAGCCATTTCCGGCCGCAGCACAGGGTCCCATTCCGCCGTGATCATCAACGCGGGCTGCGCAACCTTCGCCCCAGCTAAGTACGCCGTTGTTTCCCAGTTGCGTTCCATGTTCCGGTACCAGTTCAAGCCGCCCGTAAAGCCGGTCTGCTCGAACGCGCGCGCAAACACGTCGAAGTCTGCCGCGGTCATGTACGGCGGAAGCGGAGCGTCGCCCAAACGCTCCAGCAATCCACCTTCGCGCGCACCCCAGACGCCGGGCGGTGCACTGCGAACGCGCTCCACATTCTCCGCCTTCGTTTGCTGGTAAAACGCTCGCAGGCTACGGCGCACGTCGCGCCCGAGCTCTTCGTCCGCAACTCCTGGCTCCTGAAAATATAAAATGTAGTGGAATTGCCCTTGGGCCAACTGGCGCATGACGGCGAGTGGCGACACAGGAAGGCGCGGGAAAAAGGGCGTATTCACACCGACGACACCCGCAACTCGATGGGGTGCCAAAAGAGCCATCTGCCAAGTGACTAGACCACCCCAGTCATGACCAACGACGACGGCTTGCTCGATGCCGAGGGCGTCCAGTAGTCCGGTCAGATCGCCGACTAAATGGTGAATGGAGTACTTGTCCACCTCCGCAGGCACGGTGGTTTCACCGTAGCCACGTTGATCTGGCGCGATGGCCCGATAACCCGCCTCCGCCAAGGCACGCAATTGATGGCGCCACGAGTACCAAATTTCCGGAAACCCGTGACACAACAAAACTGGGAAACCTTCCCCAGCCTCGACCGCATGGATGCGAATGCCATTGACGTCCAGATAATGGTGCTGAAACTCGCTCATGCGCTTGGCGATCCCACGCTGCCGCCACTCGTGCAAGGGGGGCTCGTGCGAGCCGACTTCTAGCGCAATGTCAGCTTGCCCGTCTGCGGGCTCCGCACGAAACGCCAGTTGTAGATGTAAGCGTCCGGGCCGAGGCGCACGGCCACCGTCATTCCCAAATGGTCGGTACCGGCAAACTCGCTCAAGTCACCCCCTCGGGCGGTCAATCGAATAGATGTCGTTCCTTGCGGGCGCGAAACCAACCTCAAAGCCACGGAGAAACCGTCCACGGTGCCGAAGAACCGGCCACGACCGTCTAAAGTCTCGATCGTTCCACACGAGTACGACTGCTCGTTGCGCCCATCCGACCAACGAATTTCGATCGGCCCCGCACTCGGCGGCGGATACGGGACGCGCGCACTCAACGTCGCCTTACTCCCGGTACCGGCAAGTGGCACCAGCGTCGAGGTGCGCCGAGTGAACGCCTGGTTGACCACACTCGCCTCGCTGCCAGCCAAATCTCCGACGGTACCCCGAGCAAGTTCGATCACCACACCGGACAGGCTCACGTTTAACTCTGCTGGTCCGCCAGGATCTGCCCCGGTGGAGGGCAAAATCTGGACCCGATATCTGCCTTCGATCGCCTCTGGAATCGTCACTCGGACGTCTGGCACGGTGTCACCGTCGAAGTCGCCGCCCTCGTAGCGAGCCAAGGGTATCGTGCTGGTCAACCGGTTCACCAGTCGGCCGCTGGGGTCGAAGACAACGAGCTCCAGCTCTCCCCGTGCGCGGATCACCAAATGCTTGGCGGGATTGGTGGCCCAAAACACCTCGAAGCCCCGATCGGCGTTTCGACCTACGGGATCGCAATTCGAGCGATACACCACTCGGCCACCCGTGGCCGTCAACTTCGGCCCGACAATGGAACAATTCGCGGGGTGGGCTGTGACCTGAGTGAACGTTTTGCGCTGCCGGTTGAAAAGAAAAATCTCCGGCGACCGATCCGCGTTCAGCCCGACGAGGTCCTCGCGAGACACGAAGCCAATCCACTCGCCTTGCCCGTCGATTGTCGGTTGCTCCGCTTCGAACGGGCCCGCGAGTGTACTGCTGACTAAACTCGAATACCCGCTTTTGCGGCGAAGCCAAACCGCCGAAATATTGTCGGGGTTCAAGCCTCCGCCCAGGTTGCTGGAGGAAACGAAAACGATAAACCGGCCATCCCCGCTCACGGCGGGCGCACTGCTTTCCCCGAACCCCTCGACGTCGTTCGTGGCTTGGTACAGGAGGCGATCTTTGACGTCGTAAATCATGAGTTCCTGGCTGAAGTCCTCGTTGCGGCCGGTCAGATTGCTCGTGGACACGAACGCCACCAATGACCCGTCGCCCGCAATGGCCGGAGTGTAGCTTTCCCCTTCCCCCTCGGGATCGCGGCTCAACGGCATGTTGCCAGACCGATTGAAGAGATACACCTCGTTACTGAAGTCGGGATTCCTTGCGCGCAAGTTGCTGGTAGTCTCGAATGCTATTCTCCGCCCTTTGAAATCGATCGCCGGAAGCACACTCGAGCCATCGCCGAGACGGTCGCGCGTCACCTGATAAAAGCGCTTGCGAACCCGGTCGTAGCGGAAGATTTCTTCACTGCCGTCGGCGTTACGGCCGGTGTAGTCCGCGTCGGATGAAAACGCGATGTAACGGCCATCGCCAGAGATGACCGGGTCGTTTCCACCCTGGGTGGTAATGCGAGTGAACTGATCTTCTTGCGCATCGTACACGAAGACATTGTTCACGGGCGTAGGGTTCAAGCCTGCGACGTTCGCCGTGGAAGCAAATACGATCCAGCGGCCACTGGCATCCACCGAAGCCCCACCCACAGACCGACCCGGCGGAGTATCCGTGACCTGAACGATCTCCGCCGAAGCTGCCGAGCTGAGGAACAGTACGCACGCCAGAAGAGTCGTCTTCGAGGTCTGTAGCCCGGGAGTCATTGCCACTGCCATTGTCGCCGCAACGCAACCGGTGTCAACGCAAATCTACGGTACTGGATTCGCCATTTCGGCTGTGTCATAGGGGTTTCACTATGCTCCAGAAAGGCGATCGGGCTCCGGATTTCGAGGCACCCTGCGGGGACGGCCGCCATCTGCGCTTGCGCGACTTTCTTGGAAGGCGCCACGTCGTCTTGTATTTTTTCCCGCGCGACTTTACCCCGGGCTGCACAAAAGAAGCTTGCTCCTTCCGTGACCACCGGGCGGAGGTTGCCCGGCTCGATGGCGAGATTGTCGGCGTCAGTTTGGACCCGGTGGACCGTCATGCGGCCTTCGCCGAAAAATACCGCTTGACCTTCCCTCTCGTGAGTGACGTAGATGCGCGAATCGCACAAAAGTATGGGGTTGCGCGCCTCGGGGGCTGGTTGCCCAGCAAACGGGTGACGTTCGTGATCGACAAGGAAGGCATCATTCAAGACGTCATCCACAGCGAGTTCGGCATTGACGTCCACGTGGATCGTGCACTGAAAACTCTGCGGCGCCTGCAAGGGGAGGAAACGCCCGGCTGAAACAGCCTCGTCTCCCGGGCGTCCCTCGGGCACGACCCGATCCACAGGGGCCAACGAGACAGTACCGGCGAGCGCAGCGGCAAAATTCACCAGTGCACTTGCCGCCGCGCCAGTGCAGCCAGACCGTTCCATCCTCTTTCGAGCACGCTTCGGCTTGCCTATAGTAAGGCCAGTGATCCGTGGAGGTTGCGGAGGAACGAGGCCGCTCGGGCCTAACTGGGAGGAGTGTTCGTGAACCAGGAAACACCAAGCGACGTGCCGGCCATCGATCTCAGTCGGGCGGTAGAAGAGCGGTATCTCGCTTACGCCTTGAGTGTGGTCACTTCTCGTGCACTGCCGGACGTCCGTGACGGGCTCAAGCCGGTGCAGCGCCGCATCTTGTACGCGATGTTCCAAAACCTTCGTTTGACCGCCGGGGCTCGCCCGCGCAAATCGGCCGCCGTCGTGGGCGAGGTGCTGGGGAAATACCACCCGCATGGCGACCTGGCGGCGTATGAAGCCATGGTTCGCATGGCGCAACCGTTCGCCATGCGATATCCGCTGGTTCACGGCGAGGGCAATTTCGGTTCGTTGGATGGAGACAGCCCCGCCGCGATGCGGTATACCGAAGCGCGGCTTACTCCGATCGCCGAAGAACTCCTGCGGGACGTACGCGAAGAAACCGTTGATTTTCGCGACAACTATGACTCCACGCTGCGGGAGCCGGTAGTTTTACCTGCGGCCGTTCCGCAACTCCTCATCAACGGGAGCACGGGAATCGCGGTGGGCATGGCTACCAACATTCCGCCGCACAACTTGAAAGAGGTCATCGAGGCTCTCGTCGCGCTCGTGCGCGACCCTACGTTGGAAAGCAAAGATTTGTGCCGGTTCATCAAAGGCCCGGACTTTCCTACCGGCGGCGAGATTCTCAATACGCGGGCGGAGCTGCGGCAAATCTACGAGACCGGGCAAGGCCCGATCCGCTTGCGAGGCCAATTCGTTACGGAAACCAGTGGCCGGCGGCGGCGAATCATTATTACCTCGGTTCCATACACCACGAACAAGGCGAAAATCGTGGAGGAAATCGCCGAGCATATTGCAAGCCGCAAGTTGCCGCTGGCCACGGACGTTCGCGACGAGTCCACCGATCAAGTGCGCATCGTTGTCGAGCTCAAAGGCGACGCCTCGCCCGAAGCGGTCATGGCCTACCTGTTCAAGCACACCGACTTGCAGGTCACGTATCACGCCAACTTTACCGCTTTGATTCCTACGGCCACGCCTGGCATCGGCCAGCCCCAGCGGTTGGGACTCAAGGAGCTGTGCCAGCACTTTCTCGACTTCCGCTTCCAGGTGGTCACGCGCCGCCTGGAGCACGAACTGCGGCAACTGCAAGCCCGACTGCATATTCTTGCCGGTTTCCTCAAGATTTTCCGCGACCTCGATCGCGCGATCGAAATCATCCGTGCTGCCACATCGCGGGAACACGCGCGGGACGAGCTGATGCGCGTGTTTCGCCTGGATGCGGGCCAAGCAAATGCAATCCTCGACACTCGCCTGTACCAACTCTCCAAGCTCGAAGTCAGCCGCATCCGCGAAGAGCAAAAGGAAAAGGCGGCTCGTGCCGAAGAAATCGCACAGCTACTGGCCCGCCCCCAAGCGCGCTGGAAGATTGTCGAGGAGGAACTCCTGGACGTTGCCCGGCGTTACGGAGATGCGCGCCGCACGCAACTTCGGGCTGGCGCCGAACTGGTGTACGATGCCCAAGCTTACGTCGTCCATGAAGATGCCGTCGTCGTGATTACTCGCGACGGTTGGTTAAAGCGCCTGGGCGAGCTCAAGGAACCGAGTTCCACGCGCGTGCGCGAAGGCGACCAGGTACACTGGGTGCTGCGAGGCACCACGAAAGATCACCTCGTGCTCTTCTCCAACCGGGGGATTGTCTATGTGATGAAGGTTATCCAGGTTCCGGCCACCACGGGCTACGGCGAGCCGGTGCAGTCTCTTCTCAACTTTGGAGACGGGGAGCGCATCGTCGCGGCGACTTTGCTTGCCGGCAAAAACGGAGACGAGGCGAGTTCGCCGCAGTCAACCTGGTTAGCGGTGAGTGCGGGCGGCCTGGGAGCCCGCGTCCGGCCCGATTTGAGCGAGACCACCAAAAACGGGCGTCGCTATGCCCGCCCCAAAGACGGCGACGAGGTCGCTGTCGTGAGCCCGGCCGAGGGCGAGGTTTGCACCATCGTCACAGCCGGGGGCTACGTGCTGTCGTTCCCGACCACGGAACTCCCCGAACTGTCCGGCGCAGGACGAGGCGTCTGGGCCATTCGCGCAGCCCCGGGTGATCGCGTCGTTGGGGCCCTATGCCACGCGGCGGAGAATCCTCCCGTCGCGTTGGATGAGAACGGAGAGACACGCCGACTTCAAGCACCCGCCGAACTTGCGCACCGCGGCCAGAGAGGCCGCCCCACACTCAAACGTTTCAAACCCGTTGCGCTTGTGCCTCGCGACGAATCCAGAAATGGCTTGCCGCTCGACCGGCGTGTGATTGCGCAAGACGGCAAAAGTCGGCCGAACAAGCTATGAACCGGAGATACACAGCGAAGGACATCACGGTTTTAGAGGGTCTCGAACCCGTCCGGAAACGCCCCGGCATGTACATCGGCGGGGTGGACAAGACCGGTCTCCATCATTTGCTTTGGGAAATCCTGGACAATGCGGTGGATGAAGCCATCAACGGCCACTGCGACCAAATTACCGTCGTCTTGCACGAGGATGGCACTACGGTCACCGTTACCGACAATGGGCGCGGTATCCCGGTAGACGAGCACCCAAAATACAAGCGTCCTGCGCTCGAGTTGATCCTCACCACGCTGCACGCGGGCGGCAAGTTCGAGAGCCAAAACTACTACCACTCGGGTGGCCTCCACGGTGTGGGCGCCTCGGTGGTCACAGCTCTGTCGTCCAAGCTCGTGGCACGCGTCAAACGCGACGGCTGTCAATGGGAGCAAGAGTTCTCACGGGGCCAGGCGAAGACCAAGCTTCGACAGTGTGGACCGGCGCGTGGGACCGGAACCTCCATCACTTTCACACCCGATCCCGACATCTTCCCGGATACGCTTTTCGACCCCGGATGGATTCGCGAGCGCCTGGAAGCGCGGTCCTTCCTACACCGCGGCCTCACGCTGGTGTTCGAAGACCGTCGTGCGGGAACGAAGGAAGTTTTCGTGCACGAGCGAGGCATTGCAGAATACGTGGAGAAGCTGCTGCAACAGTGCGGTGCCAACAGCGTGTCCGAGCCCATTTACATGGAGCG
This window harbors:
- a CDS encoding epoxide hydrolase is translated as MHEWRQRGIAKRMSEFQHHYLDVNGIRIHAVEAGEGFPVLLCHGFPEIWYSWRHQLRALAEAGYRAIAPDQRGYGETTVPAEVDKYSIHHLVGDLTGLLDALGIEQAVVVGHDWGGLVTWQMALLAPHRVAGVVGVNTPFFPRLPVSPLAVMRQLAQGQFHYILYFQEPGVADEELGRDVRRSLRAFYQQTKAENVERVRSAPPGVWGAREGGLLERLGDAPLPPYMTAADFDVFARAFEQTGFTGGLNWYRNMERNWETTAYLAGAKVAQPALMITAEWDPVLRPEMAAGMERWVPKLRRTVLIRECGHWTQQEKPEEVNAALLEFLDELGLKG
- a CDS encoding peroxiredoxin; the encoded protein is MLQKGDRAPDFEAPCGDGRHLRLRDFLGRRHVVLYFFPRDFTPGCTKEACSFRDHRAEVARLDGEIVGVSLDPVDRHAAFAEKYRLTFPLVSDVDARIAQKYGVARLGGWLPSKRVTFVIDKEGIIQDVIHSEFGIDVHVDRALKTLRRLQGEETPG
- a CDS encoding DNA topoisomerase (ATP-hydrolyzing), with the protein product MNQETPSDVPAIDLSRAVEERYLAYALSVVTSRALPDVRDGLKPVQRRILYAMFQNLRLTAGARPRKSAAVVGEVLGKYHPHGDLAAYEAMVRMAQPFAMRYPLVHGEGNFGSLDGDSPAAMRYTEARLTPIAEELLRDVREETVDFRDNYDSTLREPVVLPAAVPQLLINGSTGIAVGMATNIPPHNLKEVIEALVALVRDPTLESKDLCRFIKGPDFPTGGEILNTRAELRQIYETGQGPIRLRGQFVTETSGRRRRIIITSVPYTTNKAKIVEEIAEHIASRKLPLATDVRDESTDQVRIVVELKGDASPEAVMAYLFKHTDLQVTYHANFTALIPTATPGIGQPQRLGLKELCQHFLDFRFQVVTRRLEHELRQLQARLHILAGFLKIFRDLDRAIEIIRAATSREHARDELMRVFRLDAGQANAILDTRLYQLSKLEVSRIREEQKEKAARAEEIAQLLARPQARWKIVEEELLDVARRYGDARRTQLRAGAELVYDAQAYVVHEDAVVVITRDGWLKRLGELKEPSSTRVREGDQVHWVLRGTTKDHLVLFSNRGIVYVMKVIQVPATTGYGEPVQSLLNFGDGERIVAATLLAGKNGDEASSPQSTWLAVSAGGLGARVRPDLSETTKNGRRYARPKDGDEVAVVSPAEGEVCTIVTAGGYVLSFPTTELPELSGAGRGVWAIRAAPGDRVVGALCHAAENPPVALDENGETRRLQAPAELAHRGQRGRPTLKRFKPVALVPRDESRNGLPLDRRVIAQDGKSRPNKL